The sequence below is a genomic window from Synechococcus sp. PCC 7335.
AAAGGCGCTACCTACCTGCCACGGCCCTGATACATCGATTAGTGTCTGCATTCCGCAGGCTGTCGCTAGGCTCGATGTCGGCATGAAGTAATAGCATAATCGCTTGGCTAGCCAGCCTGGCGTGACTGTTGTTGGATGACGCAGACGGTTTTGCATGATAGCGACAGGCGTTTCGCCGATGGTGACGATATCACCTGGCTGAGCACAGGGAGCAACGTATTTTTTGACGACTTCTACCGTGCTATCAAGGTTTGTGAGTAGATGCGTAGGAATAGGCAGAACGTGGGCAACGCTGTTTTCGCGCCAGCTGTTGGCTGCCTCTGGGTTAGGATACTTTAGCGGGGCGACCAGGTGTCCGGTTTTAGGGATGCGGCCTTCGGGCCCGTAGGTTAGATAGTTGACCTTGACCCACAATGATTTTAGCTGGCTAAGATCTGGGCCGGTAATGTCTACTTTGATGTTAGCCTGAGTTGATTTGCCGACTTTGACAATGTAGGCGAACCAGTAGTTATCAGCGCGAGCAGGAAAGTCCTCGTGTGCTGGGGTAATTTCTGTTTTGACAGTGATTCCTTCTAGGCTGCCGCTAGAGAGCAGTTCGTAGTCAATATCGACTTCTGGAATAAAGATTTCAAGCGTCCGGGTGCGGTTGGTAAAAACAGTATCGAAAGAAAGGACGTAGCGATCAGGCTCATAGATATCAAATCGCCAGTCAGTAGCACTTAGCGTTAGGTCATTACCAGGACGCTGACGGTATTGCCATTCTATGAGCAAGTAGCTAACGATGCAGAGCATAGCCAGCACTATCACCAACGAGCCTATTAACGCCATACGAACCCTACGCTCCCAACATAGCTAAGATAAACCAAATTTCTTAAGACCCAGATTGTATAGCACAGTTTGCATAATGCAGTTTGCATAACCTTCGCATAACCAATTGCATAATGCAGTTTGCATAACCTTCGCATAACCAACCTTCGCATAACCATAAGCGTGCGGATAAGCGACTGACTCAACTCTACAGGGCCAAAATCACAGAACCAAAATGTACGAGGATCGTCAGCGGCTTGAGATTAGGTCAGCTTACAGCGCTTAAAGTAGATTGAATAGAGCATCGTCGAGCTCGTAGCCTAGCATCTGAGTCATAAACTTTAGTCTAGAGCGGCCATTGATGTTGTTTTGCTTCAGCCACCGGTCTAGGACAAAAACCTTGCTCATCACGAAAATTTCAAGGGCTTCGGGGTTGTAGCGAATGCCATCAATCGGGCTAAATTGGTGAGGAACCAGCATGGCGGTGTAGCGACTAAGCTCGCCCGATTCCCAGTCTAGATACAGGGCTAGCCAGGGATAGAAGGTATCCAAACGGATGAACCACAGACGAACTTCTGGGATTTCAGAAAGTTCACGTGGGTCACTCGGATCGCGAGGAAAGTCGATTTCAAAGCTGAAGCTAGCCTCTTGATCGTTTAGGCGAGTTTGATCGGCGGCGATCGCATCGATAACGGCTTTAGCAGGGGAAAGATCAAGCGTTTGGAAGTGAACCGGAGTTAGGGCGATCGCATGCTTCATTAGATTTGACATGTCGTCGGGCATGTTGTCAGAAAGAGGTTGTCGGACAATAACGGCGGAAAATGATTATCGAGGTTCTAACGGGTGGATAATGGCTAAATCACAATAGCCGACTACACCCGCTTATCTCAAAAAACTACTTGTCTAAAAAACTACTCGTCTAAAAAACTACAGATGCATCAAAGCTATAGACTATCCAATCTAGCCACCTTCTTTCTTTTTATCTTTGCCTGATCGCTATGGTTGACTCTTTTACGCCTTCTATGAACAACCCTATGCGTATTTGCATCACTCTAGGCACTCGCCCTGAGGCGATTAAATTAGCGCCTGTCATTCAGACCTTTCGAAAGCTGGCGCAGTTTGACACCAAAGTTGTTCTGACTGGGCAGCACCGCGAAATGGTTGCTCAGGTGATGTCGTTATTTGACCTAAAGGCTGATCACAACCTAGATATCATGCAGCCTAAGCAGACGCTAGGCGAAATCACCCGCCGTAGCCTAGAAGGGCTAGAAAGACTTTTTGTCGATCTAAAGCCCGCTATGGTAATTTCCCAAGGCGATACCACCACCGCTTTTGCCGCCGCCTTGGCCGCTTTTTATCAGCAAATCCCGGTAGGCCATGTTGAGGCTGGCCTGCGCACCGACAATATTTTGGATCCTTTCCCAGAAGAAGCTAACCGCCGGCTAGTTTCTCAGATTGCCACCCTACACTTCGCTCCTACCCAAACCTCAGTTGCCAATCTGAAAGCTAGCGGCGTCACTACTGGCATTCATCAGACCGGTAACACCGTCATTGATGCTCTACTACGAGTGGCAGATCAGTCCCCTAGCTGCGATATTCCAGGACTAGATTGGTCCAGCCATCGTGTCATTCTCTCCACGGTTCATCGCCGCGAAAACTGGGGCACACCTTTAGTCAACATCGCCCAAAGCTTTCTACAGATTTTAGAGAAGTTCCCAGATACGGCTTTGCTGCTGCCGTTGCATCGTAATCCGACCGTGCGCGATCCCCTTAAAGCCGCGCTAGATAGCCATCCTCGAACCTTTCTAGTCGAGCCGCTAGATTACGCGCAGCTAGTAGGCGCGATGAAGCGAGCATACCTACTGCTCACTGACTCAGGCGGACTTCAAGAGGAAGCGCCTGGACTAGGCAAACCTGTGCTGGTTTTGCGAGAGACCACCGAACGTCCTGAAGCGATTACTGCTGGTACGGCTAAACTCGTTGGCACTAAGCCTGCCCAGATAGTTGCTGCTACTTCAGAGTTGCTAGCGAGCGACACAGTCTATACAGCAATGGCCAAGGCCATTAATCCGTTTGGCGATGGACATGCTTCTGAGCGTATAGCCCAGATCGTGACCAATTATTTGACGACTTAATGATGACTAATAAAGTTAATAACTAGCAAGCATTCCTAACGAATAAAGATTTTCATAACGAATAGCACTGTCTGGCCCTGTCTGTAGCAGTTTCTGCGAATGTTTTGAGACCAATGCTTTAAGGCCTGTTCTGAGGCTATCTACTTCCCTAGTAGCTCTACTCTTCTGTATCCTCAATCAAATTCTTCTTCGATGCCTTCAAGTCTTTCCATAGCTTTTTGATATCTTTGTAAGCCTCAGTGCTGCTTACTTTGCCACCTGTCTCTAGCCCACAAATTAAAGATACTCGTCGAGCGAATTCTTGTAAGTTGGCATTGAATGCTAAATTTTGCGGGGTGAATTTTCCTCGGTACGGGCTGCGTGGCATGACAAAATTATCTAACTGCCTTCTCTTGTCTGGCTGCTCTGTATCATCTTGCTGAGACATCGAATGTGCTCCTTCCTTTAACAATCGACATAGTCTCTCTAAGCTAACTTAGATCATCAAGGAATAGGCTAGCAATGGGCAGCGACTTGGGTTGATAGGCTAGGTGAATTAGGTAGGTATATCGTTTTGCACACTTGAAACTGTAACTAAACTGTAGCTGCCTATATCGTTTAGGTCGCCTAAAGAATTGTCATCGACCTCTCAGATCAACAACGAAGTGTGTGGGTAAGATACTAATACCTACGCTTTTGCCTGCTTTTGGTACACAGCTTGCTTTGTAAGTTAATGCTAGTGAAACTGTGTACAACTGTGTTCTGCTGATCGGCCCTCCCTGAGACTGGCCATTTTCTATCTCTGCTGCGCTTATGAGTTTTATTCAACGTATGAGGTTACGAGCGGCCTGCTTAGGGTTAGGGCTGCTAACGCTATCAGCAACGCCTAGTGCGGCAGCAGAAAGAGTAATTGTTCGTCTAGGTCCCTTGAGTCAGTCGATCGAACTGAGCGATCTAGAAACTTTTGCTGAAACGGGGAAGGTGCCTGAGCGGCTAAAGCTGTATCAGCAATTTCTAACACCTTCTTTGCAGCAGTCTTTACGACAAGAACTAGAGCTTGATCCAAGGATGAGCGATCGCATCATTGATGATGTTCTAGCATCGGCTAATGGCGAACTGCTGCTCGATACGCTAGGGCAGGTCGCACCTAATGTGACGATTCCACAGATTCAGGCCGCTATTCGCCTAGCGGCTAGTCAAGCAGACGGGCTTAATATGCTAGATATCTTGCGCGCTATCCCGCAAGAGACACTGGAAGTAGATGTTACCCAGGCGATCGCGCTGGCCTCTCAGCTTAATCTTTCTAATCTAGAAAGTCGCTCACTTAGCGGCGTTTTAGATCAAGAGCTACACGTAGATAACCCACCGCCTATACTTAGCGATCTTCGGCCTGAGCTATCAGGCGATGCGACTGTTTTTCAGCAAGCAGTTAGCTTTGAAGATCGTAGTCGCGATCGCACCATTCCCGTAGAACTGTACTGGACTGGAAGAACTCAGGGGCCGCTGGTGATGCTTTCTCATGGCTTCGGGGCGGATCGATTTTTTCTAGACTACATTGGCAAACACTTAGCCTCTCATGGGCTGACGGTTGTCTCTGTCGAGCATCCTGGCAGTAATCTGAGCACCCTAGTCGAATTACCCGTCGATCCAGATATTGCCGAAAATCCTAGTCGCATTCTCCCGGCCCAAGAATTTCTAGATCGGCCTAGAGATATCAGCTTTGTGCTTGATCAGCTAGAGCGGCTTAATCAGCGTAGCGTCTTCTACCAAGAACGATTTCGCACCCAAGAAGTGTCTATTATTGGCCACTCGCTAGGTGGCTACACGGGACTCGCCCTAGCTGGCGCGAAATTGGACTTGCGATCACTCGACAGCTTCTGTAAAAACATTCAGCCATTAGGCGTTTCTCCTGCTGATTGGCTACAGTGCGCCGCTGCGGATCTAGAAGAACAGCAGGCCGATTTAACAGATAGCCGGATCCAACAAGTCATTGCTATGAACACGCTAACAGGTCAGCTCTTTGGTGAGGCGGGCCTCTCTGAAGTCTCTGTGCCGACCCTGCTGCTAACGGGGACCAAAGACAGCGTTACCCCAACTTTAGACCAGCAGCTCGGGGCGTTTACTCAGCTCTCTGGCGAGAAATATCTGCTCGCTGTAATTGGCGGGACTCATCTTAGCGTTGGCGATCCTGGTAACGTCAATCCAGCCTTGACGGAGCTACCGTTTATGGCAGAACTAAAAGTTGAAGAAACTGCCAACTTGCGACTGCTACTACAGGGCGTTGCTTTGAGCTTTGTCAAGCAGCAGACTGATGAAGCTGCCGACTACAAACCTTTTTTAAGTTCAGCCTATGTTCAATCTTTCTCTACTCTAGATCTACCGCTGAGGCTAGTTGAGACCCTACCCAATAGCGTTCGCAGCTGGTTGGCCTTTAGCGATCGCATCTCTGCGAATACTGCTTTGCCGCCGCTGACTAGTCGGCTAATGGCACTAGGCTACTTGAGTTCGCTTGCCCAAAAAGAAGACTGGCAGCGAGCGCTTACCGCTCAGCTACAGGCAAATCAGGTGGTCACGGTGCTGCGATCGCCGCTGCCGTTCATCATTGGCTGGTAGGCAAGCTTAAACATTCTAGGCGTTAGGATTCTAAGCATTAGGAAAAATTGAGTTTCGTTTACTTTACTTTGGTCTTTGGGGTCAGTTGTTCTGCCAGAATGGAAACCTATTCAAGCTTTGAGTGTTAAGTATCAATTTTCCTCCGGAGAGAAGATCGAATGTCGGATAATCGCAAAAGTCAGGTAGTCACCCAAGGCGTTCAGCGGGCTCCTAACCGAGCGATGCTGCGAGCTGTCGGCTTCCAAGATGGTGATTTTAAAAAGCCAATTGTCGGCCTTGCCAATGGCTATAGCACCATCACGCCTTGCAATATGGGCATCAATACCCTGGCAATTCGCGGCGAAGCCGCACTAAAAGAAGCAGGTGCAATGCCCGCAATGTTTGGCACCATCACCATCAGCGACGGCATTTCGATGGGAACAGAGGGGATGAAGTACTCCTTGGTTTCTCGTGAGGTGATTGCCGATTCGATTGAGACCGCCTGCACTGGGCAGAGCATGGACGCGGTGCTAGCAATTGGGGGCTGCGACAAGAATATGCCAGGAGCGATTATTGCGATCGCTCGGATGAATATTCCTTCTATTTTTGTCTACGGCGGCACGATCAAACCCGGTCATTTAGACGGCGAAGATCTAACTGTTGTCAGTGCCTTTGAAGCAGTCGGTCAATACAGTGCTGGCAAAATTGATAAAGAGCGACTAGACGCGGTAGAGCGACATGCTTGTCCGGGGGCGGGTTCTTGCGGTGGCATGTTTACCGCGAACACCATGTCTTCTGCAATCGAAGCGATGGGCCTGAGTTTGCCGGGTTCTTCGACCATGGCTGCAGAGGATGAGGAAAAGGCGGTCAGCACTGAGAAATCTGCCTTTGCCCTCGTTGAAGCAGTTCGCAAGCAGATTTTGCCCAAGGACATCTTGACGCGAAAGGCATTCGAAAATGCGATCGCGGTGATTATGGCCGTAGGCGGATCGACCAATTCGGTTTTGCACTTGCTTGCGATCGCCCACACTATCGGCGTAAAACTGACCATTGACGACTTCGAGGCAATTCGGAACAAAGTTCCCGTCTTCTGCGACCTCAAGCCTTCAGGCCGCTACGTCGCCACTGACTTGCATAAAGTGGGTGGCATTCCCCAGGTGATGAAAATGCTGCTAAACGAAGGGCTGCTTCACGGCAACGCGCTCACCATCAGCGGCCAAACCATCGCCGAGACTTTGGCCGATATCCCTGACCATCCCCCCACCGACCAGGATGTGATCCGCCCCTTCAACCAGCCGATGTATGCCCAAGGGCACCTTGGCATCCTCAAAGGCAATCTCGCCCCCGAAGGCGCAGTCTCCAAACTTACTGGTATCAAAAACCGCAGCATCACAGGCCCGGCTCGCGTCTTTGAATCTGAAGAGGAGTGTCTAGACGCGATTTTGGCCAACAAAATCAAGGCAGGCGACGTGATTGTTGTGCGCTACGAAGGGCCAAAAGGCGGGCCGGGGATGCGTGAAATGCTCGCTCCTACTTCTGCCATTATCGGTGCTGGACTGGGTGACTCTGTGGGTCTAATCACCGACGGTCGCTTCTCGGGCGGTACCTACGGCATGGTCGTTGGTCACGTGGCGCCTGAGGCCGCTGTCGGCGGCACTATTGGCCTAGTCAAAGAAGGCGATTCTATCACCATCGATGCGGATAAGCTGCTGCTGCAGGTGAACGTTGCTGATGAAGAACTCGCGCAGCGCAAAAGTCAATGGAGCCCACCGCAGCCCCGTTACGACCGAGGCGTATTAGCGAAGTACGCAAAGTTAGTGTCCTCCAGTAGCAAAGGCGCAGTGACCGACAAAGACCTGTTCTAGAGGTCGCTATTAGAGATCCGCTAGAAGTTAAACGGAAGAATAAGCATCAGGAGATACTATCGGCTGAGTTCTCCTGATGTCTTAAAGATTAAAGAGAGTGACGATGAGTCGGTACAGTATGACTATTCAGTGGTCAGAAGAAGATCAGCTGTTTCTGGTGACGGTACCAGAATTTGTAGGACGAGTGCTGATGCCTTGTACCTACGGAAAAACTCGTGAAGAAGCCCTGCAGAACGGCGAAGAAGTTATTGATATGTATATAGAAGCTTGGCAAGCTGAAGGTGACTCCATTCCCGAGCCGAGTGTTTTGCAGACAGCATAGTTTAGAAGAAATAGTTTAGAGGAAGAAGCCATCTGCCTCAACGTTATCTCGTCTTCACCGATTGCATGATCTCAATTAGAGTCTGCTGCATTTCTGGGGTGGCAGATACGATGATCTCAGCTTGGCGGTAGTTCTCGCAGGCCGAAGGGGGCGGGAGTGGCTTGCCGTCGTAGGTGGTAAGGCAGTATCCCATTTCTTTAGCCATCCAGGCGAGCGCGGCGGTGTCGATAAATTGAGCACTCGCTAAGATGACGCCCGATACCTCGCCGGTTAGTAGACCATTAATCGGTGGAACGGGCACTTCTGAAGAGTATTCGGTTTTAAGATCGACGACAGAGTAGTGCTTTCTAACAACGTCAGCAATTGGACTGAGCGCCGTTCCTAAAACGATTTTCTCTTTGGGGCTTTCTATCTTCAACGGCTTACACTGATCGAGATCATCACTCATGCTGCCTACGAAGGTCCCCCGATCTCGCAGGCTGTAGTAATAGCGATCGCTGGCAGGACTGAGTGCGATCGCCGCTTCAAATCCATCCGCATTAATCACCGTCAGCATCACCAGATAATTCGGATGGCCATCCATGTAATAGCGCGTGCCATCAATTGGATCGAGCGTAATCAAATAATCTTCCTGCGGGCCAAGATCGATCGCCTTAAAGTATTTGGTGTTGTAGGTAGACTCATATTCTTCGCCGTAGAAGCGCACGTCGGGAAACTTGGCGAGCAGCGTCACTTCTATAAAGTTCTGAATCGAGAGATCAGCGTCGGTCAGCGCGTTGGCAAACACATGATCGCCCTCGTATTTATCGGGATGGATGGCAATCCGCTCTTGGATCTGCTGCGCGTAGGCCCCTGCCACCTTCAGAAAAGGGAGCAGCGCAGACAAAATATCTTTGGGAGAAGGCGGTGCGGACATACTTAGGTGAAGGGATTATAGCGATGGACTACTTACTTTCTAATGATTTGTTCTTTGAGGTAGATGCGAAAGTTGATTTCCGCACTCGTCCCATCTTTACCTTCATCTATGAACTGATACAAGTCTTTGGTCACAAAAGATCCAGTAAGCCCCGTAAAGACTATCATCAGTCAGTTTGCTCTTTAGTTTGCTGCTGTATCCAATCGCGCAACCGATCTTCTGCGTCGAATTCATCTTGTTTAGCATGGTCTAGAAAGTTGTATAAGTCTTGCTTCTCTACAACCGGGAATATAGGGCTTCGTTCTACTTCGGTATAGGCACCACCTTCAAGAACATATATTCGCAGAAAGCGACCGTCAAACCGCCATAGTTCAGCAACGCCCATCGCTGCGTAGAGTTGGTTTTTGTCAATATCGGTGTGGGTGATATCAACTTCTACTACCAGATCTGGCGGTGGATCTTTTTTAAAATCTACGTTGCGACCAGCGACTTTGTCCCAGTTTCTAATGTAGTAGGCTTTATCGGGCTCTGAACCTCGATCGAGATCTTCTCTATCTAACGTGGTTGACCCCATTGTTTTCCATTTTATGCCTAGACCTCTAGCTACGATCTTGATGAACGCTGCTATAAATTCACTTGCCTGCTCATGGTCTTCTAATGGCATAGAGATCTCTAACGTTCCGTGCGAATAAGTGAGCCGAGACGCTCTAGTTTGAGGCAGCGCACCTAAGATCTGCTGGTACTGAGCCCAGGTAAGGTCTCTTAGGGCGACACGGTTTTCGCCACTAGCTACTTTGGGTGGATTCAAATAGGGTCTTACAGGGGTAGTGACCATGGCTTCGAGAGAGTACGCAATTTTTAAGATCGATTCTATAGCTTCTGTCAGGTGGCTCTTGGGTCAGTTAGGACAGCCGCGATCGCTAATACCAGTAGCGGCCCACAGCTAACCTGACTAACAATCATCTGGGCAGTCATCTGGGCAGTCATCCGGGCGAAGCTTCTTTGAAAGCGTTATGCGTCAGTCTATTGCTATTTCTGTGTATTTAGTATGGCAGACGCTAACAAAGCCTTTGTAACATCTGAACTTTAGTTGCCGTAGACTAGAGCTTGATTTGTCGACTTTACGGGCACTACCGCTTTTCATGAAACATATTGCGATCGCAGGTGCCGGACCTGCTGGCGTGGCGACTGCCCTACTGCTCGCGCAACAGGGACTGAAAGTCACTTTGGTAGAACAAGAGCCAAAGTTTGATCGGTTCTTTCGCGGTGAGGGATTGATGCCTTCTGGCCTGGAGGCTCTGTATCAGATGGGCCTAAAGGAAACTTTCTCAAAGATTCCTTCGCGGCGGTTGGATGCGTGGGATTTCTACGTCGGTGGGCGGCGGCGAATGCGGGTGAAAGAGCCAATCCTTAAGGGCATATCGACTCAGATTTTTAACCAAACAGCGCTGCTAGAGGCGATGGTGGAGAAGGCAAAGGCACTACCAAATTTCGAGTTTTGCCCAGGGTGGCAAGTGGTGGATTTTTTATGCGATCGCCTCAAAGATACCGTGACTGGTCTGCGGGTCAAAAAGTCAGGTCAGAGCCGAGATATTTCCGCCGATGGCGTGATTGGGGCGGACGGTCGCTATTCCCGGGTACGTAAGCTGGCTGGACTGACGCTAAACGAATCGCCTACGCAGTTCGATGTGCTGTGGTTCAAACTGCCTGCGCCGCCATCGCTGAAGAAAGAGACGCCATTTGTCGCCTGCTTGCAGCCAGATAGCCAGTTTGCCTTTTACCCTTCGTGGGATGGGCGCTTGCAGATCGGC
It includes:
- a CDS encoding FAD-dependent monooxygenase, encoding MKHIAIAGAGPAGVATALLLAQQGLKVTLVEQEPKFDRFFRGEGLMPSGLEALYQMGLKETFSKIPSRRLDAWDFYVGGRRRMRVKEPILKGISTQIFNQTALLEAMVEKAKALPNFEFCPGWQVVDFLCDRLKDTVTGLRVKKSGQSRDISADGVIGADGRYSRVRKLAGLTLNESPTQFDVLWFKLPAPPSLKKETPFVACLQPDSQFAFYPSWDGRLQIGWIVEKGGEKGKVGEEKRARLSQLKDRDWIERFAAALPPKLAEHFRNYRDELEGPIFLDVQVGCCEQWSIPGLLLIGDAAHPMAPNRAQGINMALRDAIVVANHLAQGANRKVSNEVFGTIQSERQPEVEAVQKMQLAEWRKVEFISRPGLPYQGFKAIASTFGRFEFAQKIWLHEQKGLREGVVPVNLNV
- a CDS encoding Uma2 family endonuclease, with product MVTTPVRPYLNPPKVASGENRVALRDLTWAQYQQILGALPQTRASRLTYSHGTLEISMPLEDHEQASEFIAAFIKIVARGLGIKWKTMGSTTLDREDLDRGSEPDKAYYIRNWDKVAGRNVDFKKDPPPDLVVEVDITHTDIDKNQLYAAMGVAELWRFDGRFLRIYVLEGGAYTEVERSPIFPVVEKQDLYNFLDHAKQDEFDAEDRLRDWIQQQTKEQTD
- the wecB gene encoding non-hydrolyzing UDP-N-acetylglucosamine 2-epimerase encodes the protein MVDSFTPSMNNPMRICITLGTRPEAIKLAPVIQTFRKLAQFDTKVVLTGQHREMVAQVMSLFDLKADHNLDIMQPKQTLGEITRRSLEGLERLFVDLKPAMVISQGDTTTAFAAALAAFYQQIPVGHVEAGLRTDNILDPFPEEANRRLVSQIATLHFAPTQTSVANLKASGVTTGIHQTGNTVIDALLRVADQSPSCDIPGLDWSSHRVILSTVHRRENWGTPLVNIAQSFLQILEKFPDTALLLPLHRNPTVRDPLKAALDSHPRTFLVEPLDYAQLVGAMKRAYLLLTDSGGLQEEAPGLGKPVLVLRETTERPEAITAGTAKLVGTKPAQIVAATSELLASDTVYTAMAKAINPFGDGHASERIAQIVTNYLTT
- a CDS encoding alpha/beta hydrolase, with the protein product MSFIQRMRLRAACLGLGLLTLSATPSAAAERVIVRLGPLSQSIELSDLETFAETGKVPERLKLYQQFLTPSLQQSLRQELELDPRMSDRIIDDVLASANGELLLDTLGQVAPNVTIPQIQAAIRLAASQADGLNMLDILRAIPQETLEVDVTQAIALASQLNLSNLESRSLSGVLDQELHVDNPPPILSDLRPELSGDATVFQQAVSFEDRSRDRTIPVELYWTGRTQGPLVMLSHGFGADRFFLDYIGKHLASHGLTVVSVEHPGSNLSTLVELPVDPDIAENPSRILPAQEFLDRPRDISFVLDQLERLNQRSVFYQERFRTQEVSIIGHSLGGYTGLALAGAKLDLRSLDSFCKNIQPLGVSPADWLQCAAADLEEQQADLTDSRIQQVIAMNTLTGQLFGEAGLSEVSVPTLLLTGTKDSVTPTLDQQLGAFTQLSGEKYLLAVIGGTHLSVGDPGNVNPALTELPFMAELKVEETANLRLLLQGVALSFVKQQTDEAADYKPFLSSAYVQSFSTLDLPLRLVETLPNSVRSWLAFSDRISANTALPPLTSRLMALGYLSSLAQKEDWQRALTAQLQANQVVTVLRSPLPFIIGW
- a CDS encoding inositol monophosphatase family protein, yielding MSAPPSPKDILSALLPFLKVAGAYAQQIQERIAIHPDKYEGDHVFANALTDADLSIQNFIEVTLLAKFPDVRFYGEEYESTYNTKYFKAIDLGPQEDYLITLDPIDGTRYYMDGHPNYLVMLTVINADGFEAAIALSPASDRYYYSLRDRGTFVGSMSDDLDQCKPLKIESPKEKIVLGTALSPIADVVRKHYSVVDLKTEYSSEVPVPPINGLLTGEVSGVILASAQFIDTAALAWMAKEMGYCLTTYDGKPLPPPSACENYRQAEIIVSATPEMQQTLIEIMQSVKTR
- a CDS encoding type II toxin-antitoxin system HicB family antitoxin → MSRYSMTIQWSEEDQLFLVTVPEFVGRVLMPCTYGKTREEALQNGEEVIDMYIEAWQAEGDSIPEPSVLQTA
- the ilvD gene encoding dihydroxy-acid dehydratase, yielding MSDNRKSQVVTQGVQRAPNRAMLRAVGFQDGDFKKPIVGLANGYSTITPCNMGINTLAIRGEAALKEAGAMPAMFGTITISDGISMGTEGMKYSLVSREVIADSIETACTGQSMDAVLAIGGCDKNMPGAIIAIARMNIPSIFVYGGTIKPGHLDGEDLTVVSAFEAVGQYSAGKIDKERLDAVERHACPGAGSCGGMFTANTMSSAIEAMGLSLPGSSTMAAEDEEKAVSTEKSAFALVEAVRKQILPKDILTRKAFENAIAVIMAVGGSTNSVLHLLAIAHTIGVKLTIDDFEAIRNKVPVFCDLKPSGRYVATDLHKVGGIPQVMKMLLNEGLLHGNALTISGQTIAETLADIPDHPPTDQDVIRPFNQPMYAQGHLGILKGNLAPEGAVSKLTGIKNRSITGPARVFESEEECLDAILANKIKAGDVIVVRYEGPKGGPGMREMLAPTSAIIGAGLGDSVGLITDGRFSGGTYGMVVGHVAPEAAVGGTIGLVKEGDSITIDADKLLLQVNVADEELAQRKSQWSPPQPRYDRGVLAKYAKLVSSSSKGAVTDKDLF
- a CDS encoding F420-0--gamma-glutamyl ligase is translated as MALIGSLVIVLAMLCIVSYLLIEWQYRQRPGNDLTLSATDWRFDIYEPDRYVLSFDTVFTNRTRTLEIFIPEVDIDYELLSSGSLEGITVKTEITPAHEDFPARADNYWFAYIVKVGKSTQANIKVDITGPDLSQLKSLWVKVNYLTYGPEGRIPKTGHLVAPLKYPNPEAANSWRENSVAHVLPIPTHLLTNLDSTVEVVKKYVAPCAQPGDIVTIGETPVAIMQNRLRHPTTVTPGWLAKRLCYYFMPTSSLATACGMQTLIDVSGPWQVGSAFAIGALAKIFGSPGMFYRLAGEQARLIDDVTGTLPPFDQFIVLGPSQSQQLVDQIYEETGLKAAIVDVNDLKAVKILAKSENTNEQLLVQALLDNPAGNADEQTPVVLIRPKS
- a CDS encoding CRR6 family NdhI maturation factor, whose amino-acid sequence is MSNLMKHAIALTPVHFQTLDLSPAKAVIDAIAADQTRLNDQEASFSFEIDFPRDPSDPRELSEIPEVRLWFIRLDTFYPWLALYLDWESGELSRYTAMLVPHQFSPIDGIRYNPEALEIFVMSKVFVLDRWLKQNNINGRSRLKFMTQMLGYELDDALFNLL